Proteins encoded in a region of the Pseudomonas sp. PDNC002 genome:
- a CDS encoding zinc-ribbon domain containing protein produces MKSNKQRRQEIRQKRERRKAWKAEQARRPESRLPPPGSFPVNRSNLAPYNSYGDPIFVRRGWYEDQEFTCHDCGAEQTWTAAQQKWWYEDCQGQVFSTAIRCRACRLNKRIRDGRAQPASGHVATQQKRVET; encoded by the coding sequence GTGAAGAGCAACAAGCAACGCCGCCAGGAAATCCGCCAGAAGCGTGAACGACGCAAGGCCTGGAAGGCCGAGCAGGCCAGGCGCCCTGAGAGCCGACTGCCTCCGCCCGGCAGCTTCCCGGTCAACCGCTCGAACCTGGCACCCTACAACAGCTATGGCGACCCGATTTTCGTGCGCCGCGGCTGGTACGAGGACCAGGAGTTCACCTGCCACGACTGCGGCGCCGAGCAGACCTGGACCGCCGCGCAGCAGAAGTGGTGGTACGAAGACTGTCAGGGACAGGTGTTTTCCACGGCGATACGCTGCCGCGCCTGCCGATTGAACAAACGAATTCGCGATGGCCGGGCACAACCCGCCTCCGGCCACGTCGCTACGCAACAGAAGAGAGTCGAAACATGA
- a CDS encoding slipin family protein, which translates to MKLLKRFTVKKNERGLLYSEGDFLAILEPGIHRHLDLYNRLSVETFSLNTPLFEHRLAGYLRQSEPALVERYFTRMDLAENEAGLRFEDGVLAEILAPGSRRLYWKGQTEQRLERIDLGQEYRVAPSLLQQMQGNLRGRSVIGAEALLVTLVPAYQVGVLKVDGAVVELLPAGQYGFWRHNRQVSVELIDTRIQALEVSGQEILTRDKVSLRLNLAANWRYSDVLMAFSSLSKPLEHLYRELQFGLRAAVGTRTLDELLENKQVIDESVGAYLKERLQGTGIEVSGLGVRDIILPGEMKTLLAQVVEAEKAAQANVIRRREETSATRSLLNTAKVMEDNPTALRLKELETLERVAERIDRISVFGGLDQVLNGLVTLKQA; encoded by the coding sequence ATGAAACTGCTGAAGCGCTTTACCGTGAAGAAGAACGAACGAGGCCTGTTGTACTCCGAGGGCGACTTCCTGGCGATCCTCGAGCCAGGCATCCACCGCCACCTGGACCTGTACAACCGCCTGAGCGTGGAAACCTTCAGCCTGAACACCCCACTGTTCGAGCACCGCCTGGCCGGCTACCTGCGCCAGTCCGAACCTGCGCTGGTCGAACGCTACTTCACCCGCATGGACCTGGCCGAGAACGAGGCCGGCCTGCGTTTCGAGGACGGTGTGCTGGCGGAAATCCTCGCACCCGGCAGCCGCCGACTGTACTGGAAAGGCCAGACCGAGCAGCGCCTGGAGCGCATCGACCTGGGCCAGGAGTACCGCGTGGCCCCGTCGCTGTTGCAGCAGATGCAGGGCAACCTGCGCGGCCGCAGCGTGATCGGCGCCGAGGCGCTGCTGGTAACGCTGGTGCCGGCCTACCAGGTCGGCGTGCTGAAAGTCGACGGCGCGGTGGTCGAGCTGTTGCCGGCGGGCCAGTACGGCTTCTGGCGCCACAACCGCCAGGTGAGCGTGGAGCTGATCGATACGCGGATCCAGGCGCTGGAAGTCAGCGGCCAGGAAATCCTCACCCGGGACAAGGTGAGCCTGCGCCTGAACCTGGCTGCCAACTGGCGTTACAGCGACGTGCTGATGGCGTTTTCCAGCCTGAGCAAGCCGCTGGAGCACCTCTACCGCGAGCTGCAGTTCGGCCTGCGCGCGGCAGTGGGAACGCGCACGCTGGATGAACTGCTGGAGAACAAGCAGGTGATCGACGAGTCGGTCGGCGCCTACCTGAAGGAGCGGCTGCAAGGCACCGGCATCGAGGTCAGCGGCCTGGGCGTGCGCGACATCATCCTGCCGGGCGAGATGAAGACCCTGCTGGCCCAGGTGGTGGAGGCTGAGAAGGCCGCACAGGCGAACGTGATCCGTCGTCGTGAAGAAACCTCGGCGACCCGCTCGCTGCTGAACACGGCCAAGGTGATGGAAGACAACCCCACCGCCCTGCGCCTGAAGGAACTGGAAACCCTGGAACGGGTGGCCGAACGAATCGACCGCATCTCGGTATTCGGCGGCCTGGATCAGGTATTGAATGGATTGGTAACGCTGAAGCAGGCCTGA
- the rtcR gene encoding RNA repair transcriptional activator RtcR gives MKAKKTVAIGFLGSTLDRVGKGAARWQKWRPTVGLCQQQDLLIDRLELIHGLDARDIGLAERVAADVRHVSPETEVRLQPMALRNPWDFEEVYGALHDFVGGYPFDTEREDYLVHITTGTHVAQICWFLLTEARYLPARLVQASPSRRKDEARQPEGTVAVIDLNLSRYDRIATRFRREQEESLAFLKSGIATRNAEFNRSIEQIERVAGRSRAPMLLIGPTGAGKSFLARRVYELKRARHQFQGRFVEVNCATLRGDGAMSALFGHIKGAFTGAQNAREGLLRAADGGMLFLDEIGELGLDEQAMLLKAIEEKRFFPLGSDREMGSDFQLIAGTHRDLRERVAEGLFREDLFARINLWTFDLPGLAGRREDIEPNIDFELERHAREQGRLVRFNREARTRYLAFANSALALWSGNFRELSASITRMATLADSGRIDEALVEEEIGRLRRSWGATQAESLLQLLLGEGAETLDLFDRLQLEAVIGVCRQARSLSDAGRQLFAVSRQEKQNPNDADRLRKYLARFGLDWASLRG, from the coding sequence ATGAAAGCCAAGAAAACCGTCGCCATCGGCTTCCTCGGTTCGACCCTGGACCGCGTCGGCAAGGGCGCGGCGCGCTGGCAGAAGTGGCGGCCCACGGTCGGCCTGTGCCAGCAGCAGGACCTGCTGATCGACCGCCTGGAGCTGATCCACGGGCTGGATGCGCGGGATATCGGGCTGGCCGAGCGCGTCGCCGCCGACGTCCGGCACGTCTCCCCGGAAACCGAGGTGCGCCTGCAACCCATGGCGCTGCGCAACCCCTGGGACTTCGAAGAGGTCTACGGCGCGTTGCACGATTTCGTCGGCGGTTACCCCTTCGACACCGAGCGCGAGGACTACCTGGTGCACATCACCACCGGGACGCACGTCGCGCAGATCTGCTGGTTTCTCCTGACCGAGGCGCGCTACCTGCCGGCGCGGCTGGTGCAGGCGTCGCCGTCGCGGCGCAAGGACGAGGCGCGGCAGCCGGAAGGGACGGTCGCGGTGATCGACCTCAACCTGTCGCGTTACGACCGCATCGCCACGCGCTTCCGCCGCGAGCAGGAGGAGAGCCTGGCGTTCCTGAAGTCCGGCATCGCCACGCGCAACGCCGAGTTCAACCGTTCCATCGAGCAGATCGAGCGGGTTGCCGGGCGCTCCCGCGCACCGATGCTGCTGATCGGCCCGACCGGCGCCGGCAAGTCGTTCCTCGCTCGTCGCGTGTACGAGCTCAAGCGCGCGCGGCACCAGTTCCAGGGCCGTTTCGTCGAGGTGAACTGCGCAACGCTGCGCGGCGACGGCGCCATGTCCGCGCTGTTCGGCCACATCAAGGGGGCCTTCACCGGCGCGCAGAACGCCCGCGAAGGCCTGCTGCGCGCGGCCGATGGCGGCATGCTGTTCCTTGACGAGATCGGCGAGTTGGGCCTGGACGAGCAGGCCATGCTGCTCAAGGCCATCGAGGAGAAGCGTTTCTTCCCGCTGGGCTCGGACCGCGAGATGGGCAGCGATTTCCAGCTGATCGCCGGCACTCACCGTGATCTGCGCGAGCGCGTCGCCGAGGGGCTGTTCCGCGAGGACCTGTTCGCCCGCATCAACCTCTGGACCTTCGACCTGCCGGGCCTGGCAGGGCGCCGTGAGGACATCGAGCCGAACATCGATTTCGAGCTGGAACGCCACGCCCGCGAGCAGGGCCGGCTGGTGCGTTTCAACCGCGAAGCGCGCACGCGCTACCTGGCTTTCGCCAACTCGGCGCTGGCGCTGTGGAGCGGCAACTTCCGCGAGCTGTCGGCATCCATCACGCGCATGGCAACCCTGGCCGACAGCGGGCGGATCGATGAGGCGCTGGTCGAGGAAGAGATCGGCCGGTTACGCCGCTCCTGGGGCGCCACCCAGGCGGAAAGCCTGCTGCAGCTTTTGCTGGGGGAGGGCGCCGAGACGCTGGACCTGTTCGACCGGCTGCAACTGGAAGCGGTGATCGGCGTCTGCCGCCAGGCGCGCAGCCTGTCCGACGCCGGTCGTCAGCTGTTCGCCGTCTCGCGCCAGGAAAAGCAGAACCCCAACGACGCCGATCGCCTGCGCAAGTACCTGGCGCGCTTCGGCCTGGATTGGGCGTCGTTGAGGGGCTGA
- a CDS encoding DUF4105 domain-containing protein has product MPKRLLPWMALCACTSLFAAPQIAAQRLQALANEPYWLALGHYEHAKLGGWRSFVDDPDFFLAKDGERHPESELAATVKALYAPASLGDKHAQCVYPARTRWLRQQLQLDDLPQVECKEFQTWYRDINPHSAVLVFPAAYLNSPSSMFGHTLLRIDQADVDSDNTALLSYALNFGAFIEGMDNSILYAWKGLMGGYPGLFALVPYREKLSEYSRLENRDLWEYRLNLTPEETGRMVEHVWELKQIRFKYYFFDENCSFRLLELLEIARPGTELTDEFPITAIPTDTVRAVKNAGLIDRVDYRPSRERELLARGEPLSHDEKVLARHIADDDSQLQSPEFAALPVDRQALVQDTAFRLVRYRATGQARDEGSASRSYNLLKAINRNPPPALDVERPGQPESGHESRTWQLGAGSRDGEAFAQYGLRMAYHDLDDNAYGFPLGAQIEIGQLKLRQYEGNRWQLQQLDLVTIRSMTPRNELLQPLSWQVAGGWERVIGKHSDNDHDTLVGHLNGGAGGSWKLTDDLQAFALGTARIENNQDFAATIAPAMGFDTGVLWSNPLGNLSLEGKGDYFHNGEVRRTLSFGQQVELGRNLGLRLSAQREFSHEASPRNEVMLELRWYHY; this is encoded by the coding sequence GCTGTGCGCCTGCACTTCCCTGTTCGCCGCCCCACAGATCGCCGCGCAACGCCTGCAGGCGTTGGCCAACGAGCCCTACTGGCTCGCCCTGGGCCACTACGAGCACGCCAAACTTGGTGGCTGGCGCAGTTTTGTCGACGATCCGGACTTTTTCCTCGCCAAGGACGGAGAGCGCCACCCGGAGTCGGAACTGGCGGCGACCGTGAAGGCCCTCTACGCCCCCGCCAGTCTCGGCGACAAGCACGCCCAGTGCGTCTATCCCGCGCGCACCCGCTGGCTACGCCAGCAATTGCAGCTCGACGACTTGCCGCAGGTCGAGTGCAAGGAGTTCCAGACCTGGTACCGCGACATCAACCCGCACAGCGCCGTGCTGGTGTTCCCCGCTGCCTACCTGAACAGCCCGTCCTCGATGTTCGGCCATACCCTGCTGCGCATCGACCAGGCCGACGTCGACTCCGACAACACCGCCCTGCTCAGCTACGCGCTGAACTTCGGCGCCTTCATCGAAGGCATGGACAACAGCATTCTCTATGCGTGGAAAGGCCTGATGGGCGGCTACCCCGGCCTGTTCGCCCTGGTGCCCTACCGCGAGAAGCTCTCCGAATACAGCCGCCTGGAGAACCGCGACCTCTGGGAGTACCGCCTGAACCTGACGCCCGAGGAAACCGGGCGCATGGTGGAACACGTCTGGGAGCTGAAGCAGATTCGCTTCAAGTACTACTTCTTCGACGAGAACTGCTCGTTCCGCCTACTGGAGTTGCTGGAGATCGCCCGGCCCGGCACCGAGCTGACCGACGAATTCCCGATTACCGCCATCCCAACCGATACCGTGCGCGCAGTGAAGAACGCCGGGTTGATCGACCGCGTGGACTACCGCCCCTCCCGCGAACGCGAGCTGCTGGCCCGCGGCGAACCGCTGAGCCACGACGAGAAGGTACTGGCGCGACACATCGCCGATGACGACAGCCAGTTGCAGAGCCCCGAATTCGCCGCCCTCCCCGTCGACCGCCAGGCGCTGGTGCAGGACACCGCCTTCCGCCTCGTGCGCTACCGCGCCACCGGCCAGGCGCGCGACGAAGGCTCCGCCTCGCGCAGCTACAACCTGCTCAAGGCGATCAACCGCAACCCGCCGCCCGCGCTGGACGTGGAGCGCCCCGGCCAGCCGGAGAGCGGCCACGAATCCCGCACCTGGCAACTGGGCGCCGGTAGCCGCGATGGCGAGGCATTCGCCCAGTACGGCCTGCGCATGGCGTACCACGACCTGGACGACAACGCCTACGGTTTCCCCCTCGGCGCGCAGATCGAGATCGGCCAGCTCAAGCTGCGCCAGTACGAAGGCAATCGCTGGCAACTGCAGCAACTGGACCTGGTCACCATCCGCTCCATGACGCCGCGCAACGAGCTGCTGCAACCGCTGTCATGGCAAGTCGCCGGCGGCTGGGAACGGGTGATCGGCAAACACAGCGACAATGACCACGACACCCTGGTCGGCCACCTCAACGGCGGCGCCGGCGGCAGCTGGAAACTCACCGACGACCTGCAGGCCTTCGCCCTGGGCACGGCGCGCATCGAGAACAACCAGGACTTCGCCGCCACCATCGCCCCGGCCATGGGCTTCGACACCGGCGTGCTCTGGAGCAACCCGCTGGGCAACCTCAGCCTGGAGGGCAAGGGCGATTACTTCCACAACGGCGAAGTGCGCCGCACCCTGAGCTTCGGCCAGCAGGTGGAGCTGGGCCGCAACCTCGGCCTGCGCTTATCGGCACAACGCGAGTTCAGCCACGAGGCGAGCCCGCGCAACGAGGTGATGCTGGAGCTGCGCTGGTACCACTACTGA